A genomic region of Torulaspora delbrueckii CBS 1146 chromosome 7, complete genome contains the following coding sequences:
- the CWC22 gene encoding U2-type spliceosomal complex subunit CWC22 (similar to Saccharomyces cerevisiae CWC22 (YGR278W); ancestral locus Anc_5.16) — MDNEELRIAPGEDEQRSNWRVMESYLDSCLKEINLSNFEKVLKDIYEVNVILARDIVVRLIIKYQTMNDQANLYAGLAAALNLIVPEIGGVLTRESTAYFIVAYNKLDDVQAFAMVSLLAQLFNYEVTHEIVILQIIHLLSEDLNESSVHIIIHLLRQCGKHLSEVSSTAHNMIFEKLREVLQEGKLSKTANHYLEELFDLRRLDYKASSFKSLLKDKDMEHTTHTFMVDPEASRPNADLGHFVYHKDFMEIERKYYDLKQKIELSEVENAEPVPTVAKDMTGKNDVEFKKQFYLILKSSLSSDEAAHKILRLRIPDADKHKVVNVIVKSSIQEPTYSKFYGLLAERLCSSHKTWKPAFEQTFRANYDEIEELEPAQLRTLGRFWGHVLASDFIGFEVFENVHMSEDGTSASGRIFLKFIFQEVVAALGINELKERFKEDYIQPFLINLFPKEDPENIRYSINYFTAIGLGVLTEDMRKQLDLIQAKEQETEIAKKRENRPRANSRYRPHERASRRARSITPPRRQRKKSVTPPRRRARSRSPIARRR; from the coding sequence ATGGATAACGAGGAATTAAGAATAGCACCAGGTGAGGATGAGCAGAGGAGCAATTGGAGAGTCATGGAGAGCTACTTGGATTCTTGCTTGAAGGAAATCAATCTGTCTAATTTCGAAAAAGTTCTTAAAGACATATATGAGGTTAATGTGATACTGGCTCGAGATATCGTGGTTCGACTTATTATCAAGTACCAAACTATGAACGATCAAGCCAACCTATATGCTGGGCTTGCAGCTGCACTAAACTTGATCGTTCCCGAAATAGGTGGCGTATTAACGAGAGAATCTACAGCATATTTCATCGTTGCATATAACAAATTAGATGATGTGCAAGCCTTTGCTATGGTTTCACTACTAGCACAGCTCTTCAATTACGAGGTTACTCATGAAATAGTGATTCTACAAATCATACATCTACTTTCAGAAGATCTGAATGAATCTTCGGTACATATTATCATTCACTTACTCAGGCAATGTGGGAAACACCTCTCTGAGGTGAGCAGTACAGCACATAATATGatatttgaaaagcttcgagaagttcttcaagaggGCAAGCTATCGAAAACTGCAAACCACTATCTAGAGGAATTGTTCGACTTAAGGAGACTGGATTACAAGGCCTCTAGCTTTAAATCATTGCTAAAAGACAAGGATATGGAGCATACTACACACACTTTCATGGTGGACCCAGAAGCTTCAAGACCCAATGCAGATTTAGGTCATTTCGTATACCATAAAGACTTTATGGAGATAGAGAGGAAATATTACGATCTGAAACAGAAGATTGAGTTGTCTGAAGTAGAAAACGCCGAACCGGTACCGACGGTTGCGAAAGATATGACAGGGAAAAACGATGTTGAGTTTAAGAAACAGTTTtacttgattttgaagagctCATTATCAAGCGATGAAGCGGCACATAAGATTCTGCGACTGCGCATACCCGATGCTGACAAGCATAAGGTGGTGAATGTCATCGTCAAATCGAGCATACAAGAACCCACGTACTCCAAATTCTATGGTCTTTTGGCAGAAAGGCTTTGCTCTAGTCATAAGACTTGGAAGCCCGCTTTTGAGCAGACTTTCAGAGCTAATTACGATGAAATAGAGGAGCTGGAACCTGCCCAGTTAAGGACACTCGGTAGGTTCTGGGGTCATGTCTTGGCTTCTGATTTCATTGGGTTTGAAGTTTTCGAAAACGTACATATGAGTGAAGATGGGACTTCGGCTTCGGGAAGAATCTTCCTCAAGtttatctttcaagaagttgttgcTGCTCTGGGCATtaatgaattgaaggaaagattcaaagaagattatATCCAACCctttttgatcaatctcTTCCCTAAGGAAGACCCTGAGAACATCAGATACTCCATTAATTATTTCACAGCAATAGGGTTAGGTGTTTTGACTGAAGACATGAGAAAGCAGTTAGATCTGATACAAGCGAAGGAGCAGGAAACAGAGATTGCCAAGAAGAGGGAAAACAGACCGCGGGCCAATTCCCGTTATCGTCCTCATGAACGCGCAAGTCGTCGCGCCAGATCGATCACTCCTCCAAGAAGGCAACGTAAGAAATCAGTGACACCTCCAAGGAGAAGAGCTCGTTCTAGAAGTCCTATCGCGCGCCGTAGATGA
- the SCW10 gene encoding putative family 17 glucosidase (similar to Saccharomyces cerevisiae SCW4 (YGR279C) and SCW10 (YMR305C); ancestral locus Anc_5.15) codes for MRFSSLIAGASLIGAAVGAPAIQHEHKRDVATTTVRAQVTVVVGGNGQAITTTSATPVAEKAAVEPVTTTSSSSAAAVEVASSSSQGSTEAVSSSSSSSSASASSSSGSSSDSDVTIGAAGVKGITYSPYTDSGSCKSSSQIKSDLASLSGYPVIRLYGVDCDQVANVLQAKGSSQKLFLGIFDVSAIEGGVQTIASAIEQYGSWDDVVTVSVGNELVNGGEATPSQVGQYVSSAKSALKAAGYTGSVVSVDTFIAVINNPELCQYSDYMAVNAHAYFDKNTVASDAGKWVLEQIQRVSTTCNNEKTVVVTESGWPSQGETYGVAVPSKSNQKSAVESIAKTCGSATYLFTAFNDLWKADGAYGVEKYWGVLSN; via the coding sequence ATGCGTTTTTCCAGTTTAATTGCAGGTGCCTCTTTGATCGGTGCTGCTGTCGGTGCTCCAGCTATCCAGCATGAGCACAAGCGTGATGTGGCTACTACCACTGTTCGTGCCCAAGTTACTGTTGTTGTAGGTGGCAACGGTCAAGCTATTACCACTACTTCTGCCACTCCAGTTGCCGAGAAAGCTGCTGTTGAGCCAGTCACTACTacttcctcctcttctgCTGCAGCTGTTGAGGTTGCCTCGTCTTCCTCTCAAGGTTCCACCGAGGCTGTTTCCTCTTCCAGCAGCTCTTCTAGTGCTTCTGCTTCCAGTTCttctggttcttcttccgACTCTGATGTCACCATTGGTGCAGCCGGTGTCAAGGGCATCACTTACTCTCCATACACTGACAGCGGTAGTTGTAAGAGCTCTAGTCAAATCAAATCTGatttggcttctttgagCGGATACCCAGTCATCAGACTTTACGGTGTTGACTGTGACCAAGTCGCTAACGTTCTACAAGCTAAGGGCTCTTCTCAAAAGTTGTTTTTGGGTATTTTCGACGTCAGCGCAATTGAAGGTGGTGTTCAAACTATCGCTAGTGCCATTGAACAATACGGTTCTTGGGATGATGTTGTTACTGTTTCTGTCGGTAATGAATTGGTCAACGGTGGTGAAGCCACTCCATCTCAAGTTGGCCAATACGTCTCCTCTGCTAAATCCGCTTTGAAGGCCGCTGGTTACACTGGTAGTGTTGTCTCTGTGGACACTTTCATCGCCGTCATCAACAACCCAGAATTGTGTCAGTACTCTGACTACATGGCCGTCAACGCTCACGCTTACTTCGACAAGAACACCGTTGCTTCCGATGCCGGTAAATGGGTGTTGgaacaaattcaaagagtttcTACTACTTGTAACAACGAAAAGACTGTTGTCGTCACTGAATCCGGCTGGCCATCTCAGGGTGAGACCTACGGTGTGGCTGTCCCATCTAAGTCTAACCAAAAGAGTGCTGTTGAGTCTATTGCTAAGACTTGCGGTTCTGCCACTTACTTGTTCACCGCTTTCAACGACTTATGGAAGGCCGATGGTGCCTACGGTGTTGAGAAATACTGGGGTGTCTTGTCCAACTAA
- the FKS3 gene encoding putative 1,3-beta-D-glucan synthase (similar to Saccharomyces cerevisiae FKS3 (YMR306W); ancestral locus Anc_5.14) has translation MSGSPISLTDLEHPAWCQDEEVPVTKGEIRAMFAELAAKFGFQKANRENMFHHLMAQLDSRASRTNGQNALVSLHVSYIGGEQANFRKWYFAAQQDLDEELGFQNMELRGKSRQRNLKLAKKRGISIKEQMEEWNQKEQEFINNHPKITLTHEQLQDKTSLQTANYKWKLKMKQLSHHEMARQLILYLLCWGEANQVRFAPECLCFIFKCALDYDTATECAMQDSAQDTAVPEFTFLNDVITPLYNFLKLQVYRKNSKGKWERRDRDHKEVIGYDDVNQLFWYPEGIEKIVLHNGDRLVDKPLKERYLYLKDVEWSKVFYKTFIESRGWMHCVTNFNRFWIIHLAPFWFFTSFNAPTFYTKDYVQLLNNPPTPQSKLSAIALGGTVSCLIQILATLFEWRFVPRRWPGAQHLTRRLIGLIVCLLINVGPSVYIFGFFDLDVHSKSAYILSIIQLIIAFLTTLFFAIRPLGGMFGSYLNRGKQKRRYVSSQIFTASFPRLSGRSKWFSYGLWFGVFLGKFIESYFFLTLSLRDPIRVLSILDMTRCAGDKLIGRWFCSWQSKITLGLMIFTDLGLFFLDTYLWYIICNCAFSIMLSFSLGTSILTPWKNIYARLPKRIYTKILATSEMDIKYKPKILISQVWNAIVISMYREHLLSIEHIQRLLFQQVDSMSQDKKMLRSPTFFIAQDDSTFKSVEFFPKNSEAKRRISFFAQSLSTPINEPVPVECMPTFTVLIPHYSEKILLTLKEVIKEESNKSKITVLEYLKQLHSAEWDSFVRDTKLLSMEKDATKSICDEMKGRDDEVSNKGTLSKYIDHGSVFSDDKVGEDVVQKKISDLPYHVFGFNSSEASYTLRTRIWASLRCQTLYRTISGFMNYSKAIKLLYRIENPSLLQLYENAPEALENGLESMVNRKFRMLVAMQRYAKFNKEEREATELLFKVYPTMYVSYLLEEQSPDDDETLYYSCLTNGFAEVDPDTGLRKPLFKVRLSGNPILGDGKADNQNHSLIFYRGEYIQVIDANQDNYLEECLKIRSVLSEFEEMDVDSTIPYIPGIEYDEEPPAVAIVGAREYIFSENIGVLGDIAAGKEQTFGTLFARTLAEIGGKLHYGHPDFLNAIFMTTRGGLSKAQRSLHLNEDIYAGMNAMCRGGRIKHSDYFQCGKGRDLGFGSILNFTTKIGAGMGEQLLSREYYYLGTQLPIDRFLSFFYAHPGFHLNNLFISLSVQLFFLLLLNLGSLNHETILCNYDRDLPITNLEEPIGCYNIQPALHWVSIFVLSIFIVFFIAFAPLLIQELLEKGIWKATERFFHHLFSMAPLFEVFVCQVYSNSLLSDLTFGGAKYISTGRGFAITRIEFAVLYSRFVNIAIYSGLQVFLMLVFGMVSMWQPALLWFWITVISMCFAPFIFNPHQFVFTDFFIDYRNFIHWLSSGNTKFHKESWSTFTKVSRARFTGYKQKLIGDLSEEGAGDARKAKLGNVLLAELFTPLVVFLFNFTGYTFINAQTGVPRPEPTHSIIRLVLVTFLPIILNTGLLMILFMLSLVALPLLSLCCKKSGSGIAGAAHAFSVVVYLIDFEVMWFLEGWNFARTLILLISTINLHILLFKTFTILILTKEHKNNSSHIAWWTGIWYNTGMGWSIILQPIREFSVKIMESSYFAGDFFLSHLLLYAQTPLILIPFIDRWHSMVLFWLKPTSIITSKRIFTRKQRKRRNNIVRKYFILYFGLLSILLALIIAPFFAKQLVDDPARMLTGSPFSGVIQPNRQNNNDTGPNAPMTILTTTPPFPRFKTVP, from the coding sequence ATGAGCGGATCGCCGATATCGCTTACGGACCTCGAGCACCCAGCATGGTGCCAGGATGAAGAGGTTCCAGTCACAAAGGGCGAGATCCGTGCAATGTTTGCAGAGTTGGCGGCTAAGTTTGGGTTTCAAAAGGCAAATCGGGAGAATATGTTCCATCATTTGATGGCTCAGTTAGATTCTAGGGCTAGTAGAACCAATGGACAGAATGCATTAGTCTCGTTGCATGTCTCGTATATCGGTGGAGAACAAGCGAATTTCAGGAAATGGTATTTTGCCGCTCAGCAAGATTTGGACGAAGAGTTAGGTTTCCAGAATATGGAACTACGTGGGAAATCACGTCAAaggaatttgaagcttgCCAAGAAACGAGGGATTTCTATCAAAGAGCAAATGGAAGAATGGAACCAGAAAGAACAGGAGTTTATTAACAATCATCCAAAGATTACGTTGACACATGAGCAACTGCAGGATAAGACGAGCCTACAAACAGCTAATTACAAGTGGAAACTCAAGATGAAACAACTGAGTCATCATGAGATGGCtcgtcaattgattttgtACCTTTTGTGTTGGGGTGAGGCTAACCAGGTGAGATTTGCACCAGAGTGTTTGTGTTTTATATTCAAATGTGCACTAGATTATGATACGGCTACTGAATGCGCCATGCAGGATTCGGCCCAAGATACTGCCGTACCAGAGTTCACCTTCTTAAACGATGTGATAACTCCGCTgtacaattttttgaaattacAAGTTTATCGTAAAAATTCGAAAGGCAAATgggaaagaagagacagaGATCATAAAGAAGTGATTGGTTATGATGACGTGAATCAGTTGTTTTGGTACCCTGAGGGGATTGAGAAGATCGTTCTGCATAATGGTGATAGATTAGTCGAcaaacctttgaaagagaggTATTTGTACTTGAAAGATGTTGAATGGTCCAAAGTCTTTTACAAGACTTTTATAGAGAGTCGTGGTTGGATGCATTGCGTAACAAATTTTAACAGGTTCTGGATTATTCATTTGGCACCATTTTGGTTCTTTacatctttcaatgctCCAACTTTCTACACAAAGGATTACGTTCAACTGCTGAATAATCCCCCAACACCTCAATCAAAGCTTTCGGCGATAGCTTTAGGCGGTACAGTATCGTGTTTGATTCAAATCCTCGCCACACTTTTCGAATGGAGATTCGTGCCACGCCGTTGGCCAGGAGCCCAACATCTGACAAGAAGGTTGATTGGATTGATTGTTTGTCTTTTGATCAACGTTGGACCTTCGGTGTATATCTTCGGTttctttgaccttgatgTTCACTCCAAATCAGCTTACATTTTGTCGATCATTCAACTAATTATCGCATTTTTGACTACTCTGTTCTTCGCGATAAGACCATTAGGAGGTATGTTTGGATCATATTTGAATAGAGGGAAACAAAAGAGACGTTATGTCTCTTCTCAGATTTTTACTGCATCTTTTCCTCGTCTAAGTGGAAGAAGTAAATGGTTCTCCTATGGGCTTTGGTTTGGTGTTTTCCTCGGTAAATTCATTGAGTCgtatttcttcttgacgTTATCGTTGAGGGATCCCATTAGAGTACTCTCCATTCTAGATATGACGAGATGTGCTGGCGATAAGTTGATCGGAAGATGGttttgttcttggcaaTCAAAGATAACTTTGGGATTAATGATCTTCACAGATTTGGGgcttttcttccttgataCTTATCTTTGGTATATCATCTGCAATTGTGCTTTTTCCATAATGCTATCATTCTCTCTTGGTACATCGATTCTGACTCCCTGGAAGAACATTTACGCAAGATTACCAAAGAGGATTTATACTAAGATTTTGGCGACTTCAGAAATGGATATCAAATACAAACCAAAGATTCTAATCTCACAGGTTTGGAATGCCATTGTCATTTCAATGTATCGTGAGCATTTATTGTCCATCGAACACATCCAGAGATTGTTGTTTCAACAGGTAGATTCAATGTCTCAGGATAAGAAAATGTTAAGGTCACCGACTTTTTTCATTGCTCAAGATGATTCCACATTCAAATCTGTTGAATTCTTTCCCAAAAATTCAGAAGCCAAGAGAAggatctctttctttgctcAATCTCTATCAACACCCATTAATGAACCTGTACCGGTGGAATGCATGCCAACTTTCACCGTTCTTATTCCCCACTACTCTGAGAAGATTCTTCTTACGTTGAAAGAGGTTATCAAGGAGGAATCGAACAAAAGCAAGATCACGGTACTAGAGTACTTGAAGCAACTTCATTCTGCTGAGTGGGATTCATTTGTTAGAGATACAAAACTTTTATCTATGGAGAAGGATGCTACAAAAAGTATATGTGATGAAATGAAAGGCAGGGACGACGAGGTCTCTAATAAAGGGACTTTGTCAAAATATATTGATCATGGAAGTGTATTTAgtgatgataaagttggcgaagatgttgttcagaagaagattaGCGATTTGCCTTATCATGTCTTTGGATTCAACTCTTCTGAAGCGTCCTATACCTTAAGGACTAGAATATGGGCCTCGCTCAGATGTCAAACCTTATATCGGACCATCTCAGGGTTTATGAACTATTCAAAAGCGATAAAATTACTGTACAGAATTGAAAATCCTTCTTTACTCCAACTTTATGAAAATGCTCCTGAGGCACTGGAAAACGGCTTAGAAAGCATGGTAAATAGGAAGTTTAGAATGTTAGTGGCGATGCAAAGGTATGCGAAATTTAACAAGGAGGAAAGAGAGGCCACTGAATTGCTATTCAAAGTTTATCCAACCATGTATGTATCTTATCTTTTGGAGGAACAATCACCCGATGACGACGAGACGCTCTATTATTCATGTTTGACGAACGGCTTTGCAGAAGTGGATCCCGACACTGGACTACGAAAACCATTATTCAAAGTCAGGTTATCCGGGAACCCTATTCTAGGAGACGGTAAGGCAGATAACCAAAATCATTCCTTAATTTTCTACCGTGGTGAATACATTCAAGTGATTGATGCGAACCAGGATAACTATTTGGAAGAATGCTTGAAGATTCGTTCTGTACTAAGCGAGTTCGAGGAAATGGATGTCGATAGCACTATTCCGTATATTCCTGGTATAGAATACGATGAGGAACCTCCCGCAGTGGCTATAGTAGGTGCTAGAGAATATATTTTCTCTGAAAATATTGGAGTTCTCGGTGATATTGCTGCTGGTAAGGAACAGACATTTGGAACATTATTTGCAAGAACTTTGGCAGAAATTGGTGGGAAACTTCACTATGGACATCCCGACTTTCTGAATGCAATTTTTATGACGACTAGAGGGGGATTGTCAAAAGCGCAAAGAAGTCTTcatttgaatgaagatATCTATGCTGGTATGAATGCGATGTGCCGCGGCGGGAGAATTAAGCATAGTGATTATTTTCAGTGTGGTAAAGGTAGAGACCTGGGTTTTGGTTCGATACTAAATTTCACAACAAAGATTGGCGCGGGTATGGGGGAGCAACTCTTATCAAGAGAGTACTACTACCTCGGCACGCAGTTACCGATTGACAGGtttttgtctttcttctatGCTCACCCGGGATTCCATCTGAATAACTTATTCATTTCGTTGTCAGTTCAGTTGTTTTTCCTATTATTGCTTAATCTAGGTTCTTTAAATCACGAAACGATCCTTTGCAATTACGATAGAGACCTTCCAATCACCAATTTAGAAGAACCAATAGGTTGTTATAATATACAACCTGCTTTGCACTGGGTATCAATCTTCGTTCTCTCTATCTTCATTGTTTTCTTCATAGCGTTCGCACCATTACTGATACAAGAACTGCTGGAGAAAGGAATATGGAAAGCAACAGAAAGGTTCTTCCACCAtttattttcaatggcGCCATTATTTGAGGTGTTTGTCTGTCAGGTTTACTCGAACTCGCTGTTAAGCGACCTAACTTTCGGTGGTGCCAAATATATCTCCACAGGAAGAGGATTTGCCATAACAAGGATTGAATTTGCAGTTCTTTATTCAAGGTTTGTGAACATTGCCATTTACTCTGGTTTGCAAGTGTTTCTAATGCTTGTTTTTGGCATGGTCTCAATGTGGCAGCCTGCTTTACTATGGTTTTGGATAACGGTTATCTCAATGTGTTTTGCGcctttcatcttcaatccTCATCAGTTTGTATTCACGGATTTCTTCATTGACTATCGTAATTTTATTCATTGGCTGTCATCAGGCAATACAAAATTTCATAAGGAATCATGGAGTACTTTCACAAAGGTTTCAAGAGCAAGGTTTACCGGATACAagcaaaaattgattgGTGATCTATCGGAGGAAGGTGCAGGGGATGCAAGGAAGGCAAAGCTTGGAAATGTCTTGTTGGCTGAACTATTCACCCCATTGGTGGTCTtccttttcaatttcacaGGGTacactttcatcaatgcgCAAACTGGTGTCCCTAGACCGGAACCTACTCATTCGATAATAAGATTGGTACTAGTCACTTTTCTTCCCATTATTTTGAACACGGGtttattgatgattttattCATGCTATCACTGGTGGCTTTACCTCTACTCTCCTTATGCTGCAAGAAGAGTGGTTCAGGAATAGCAGGCGCTGCGCATGCATTTTCCGTTGTCGTTTAtttgatcgattttgaaGTTATGTGGTTCCTGGAGGGTTGGAATTTCGCTCGAACCCTTATCTTACTAATTTCCACCATTAATTTACATATTCTCCTTTTCAAGACGTTTACGATTTTGATCCTAACGAAGGAGCACAAAAATAACTCCTCTCACATTGCTTGGTGGACCGGTATTTGGTACAATACGGGAATGGGATGGTCTATTATTTTACAACCCATCCGTGAGTTTTCTGTCAAGATCATGGAGTCAAGCTACTTCGCTGGTGATTTTTTCCTATCTCACCTCCTCCTTTACGCACAAACACCCCTCATCTTAATACCCTTCATCGATCGTTGGCACTCAATGGTACTTTTTTGGCTAAAACCAACCAGTATTATCACAAGTAAAAGAATCTTCACCAGGAAACAACGTAAACGCAGAAACAACATAGTCAGGAAATATTTTATCCTGTATTTTGGTTTATTGAgcattcttcttgctctAATCATAGCGCCATTCTTTGCCAAACAACTAGTTGACGATCCTGCAAGAATGTTAACAGGGTCCCCATTTAGTGGCGTCATTCAGCCGAATCGCCAAAATAACAATGATACGGGTCCAAATGCTCCAATGACTATCCTAACGACAACGCCTCCTTTCCCGCGTTTCAAGACAGTTCCGTAG
- the CAB4 gene encoding putative pantetheine-phosphate adenylyltransferase (similar to Saccharomyces cerevisiae YGR277C; ancestral locus Anc_5.17), with product MKAAIVLQDLETLDFSRLETHFEECLRDLSFDDAGELDVILMDEFESSAYLDTILGKLYSSAREVFLNKGLYLTSINVLFGKCAVSSLDLDWLYVPKESLKKHFNHRNYKVFEQPVIQGYSYSGENYLADVNKYKVSALGGTFDHIHDGHKILLSVAAFLTSSKLIIGITDEELLLKKKYKEFLEPFDKRADNVKRFLSLLKPALTAQIVPIKDVCGPTGTVPDIECLVVSRETISGGEFVNKTRLAKGLSKLDISVVNVLGGNEEDGWKEKLSSTELRKILMDVKNRS from the coding sequence ATGAAAGCTGCCATTGTACTTCAAGACCTTGAGACATTGGACTTTTCACGATTAGAAACACATTTTGAGGAATGTTTGAGAGACCTGTCTTTTGATGACGCAGGGGAGTTGGATGTGATATTGATGGACGAGTTCGAGTCCTCCGCTTATCTCGACACTATACTGGGAAAACTTTACAGCTCAGCGAGAGAGGTTTTTCTCAACAAAGGCTTGTACTTGACATCAATCAATGTGTTATTTGGCAAATGTGCTGTGAGCTCTTTAGATCTTGATTGGCTTTATGTTCCAAAGGAGTCACTCAAGAAGCATTTCAATCATAGAAATTACAAGGTATTCGAGCAACCAGTGATTCAAGGTTACAGCTATTCAGGCGAGAATTATCTTGCGGATGTTAACAAGTACAAAGTTAGCGCCTTGGGTGGAACTTTTGACCATATTCACGATGGCCATAAGATTCTACTCAGCGTGGCTGCTTTcttaacttcttcaaagttgatAATAGGTATcacagatgaagaactactgcttaagaagaaatacaaagagtttttggAACCGTTCGATAAACGAGCAGACAACGTCAAGCGCTTCCTTTCGTTGCTAAAACCTGCTTTGACTGCTCAAATTGTTCCCATTAAAGATGTTTGCGGGCCTACAGGTACAGTTCCAGATATAGAGTGCTTAGTGGTTAGCAGAGAGACTATTAGCGGTGGTGAATTTGTTAATAAGACAAGATTAGCTAAAGGGCTCTCAAAATTGGACATTTCTGTTGTCAACGTTTTAGGTGGCAACGAGGAGGACGGTTGGAAAGAGAAGCTGAGTAGTACAGAACTCAGGAAAATACTAATGGATGTCAAGAATCGCTCCTAG